From one Thermatribacter velox genomic stretch:
- a CDS encoding ABC transporter ATP-binding protein — MGPLLEVKGLSKVFTLGSFLSRVRIKAVDEVTFSIQSAEIFTLAGESGCGKTTTARMILGFETPTSGKILFRGEDVEGFRNRRKWFLQVQAVFQNPFETFNPLRRVESYFFETVHNFDLAATPPEAYSLIDEKLKAVGLSLQEISGKYPSEFSGGQLQRASIARALLANPSLLIADEPVSMVDASLRMSIVNLFRKLCDNFGVSVLYITHDLATAYYISDRIGIMFRGNLVEMGPTEKVLGDPKHPYTKLLLNSIPQPDPRMRYRTTIQLLEEQEEYLLEGCKFANRCPEKGKLCSEEMPAETFVDGRMVRCHLYGPDGDNLPERQGIKRR; from the coding sequence ATGGGACCTTTACTTGAAGTGAAAGGCCTTTCCAAAGTTTTTACTCTGGGTAGTTTCTTATCTCGAGTTCGCATCAAAGCTGTGGATGAAGTTACTTTTTCCATACAGAGTGCCGAAATTTTCACCCTTGCTGGGGAGAGCGGATGTGGCAAGACAACTACTGCCAGGATGATTCTGGGTTTTGAAACCCCTACTTCAGGCAAAATACTTTTTAGGGGAGAGGATGTGGAGGGATTTAGAAACCGGAGGAAATGGTTCCTCCAGGTGCAGGCAGTTTTCCAGAATCCCTTCGAGACTTTCAATCCTTTGCGAAGAGTAGAAAGTTATTTCTTTGAAACGGTGCATAACTTTGATTTGGCAGCTACTCCCCCAGAAGCATACTCTTTAATCGATGAAAAGCTAAAGGCAGTTGGCCTTTCCTTGCAGGAGATTTCCGGCAAATACCCCAGTGAGTTTTCCGGCGGTCAATTGCAAAGGGCTTCCATAGCCCGGGCACTGCTTGCCAATCCTTCTCTTCTTATTGCTGATGAGCCGGTTTCTATGGTTGATGCGTCGTTGCGCATGTCTATCGTTAACCTTTTTCGGAAACTCTGCGACAATTTTGGCGTCAGTGTGCTCTATATCACCCATGACCTTGCTACCGCCTATTACATCAGTGACCGAATTGGAATTATGTTTCGGGGCAACCTGGTTGAAATGGGGCCAACTGAGAAAGTGCTTGGAGACCCAAAACATCCCTACACGAAGCTACTCTTGAATTCCATCCCCCAGCCGGATCCCAGAATGCGGTATAGAACCACTATCCAACTTCTTGAGGAACAAGAGGAGTACCTTTTGGAAGGTTGCAAATTTGCAAACCGCTGCCCGGAAAAGGGAAAGCTATGCTCTGAAGAAATGCCTGCTGAGACCTTTGTTGATGGAAGGATGGTCAGGTGTCATCTTTATGGCCCTGATGGGGATAATCTCCCTGAGAGGCAGGGAATAAAAAGGAGGTAA
- a CDS encoding glycoside hydrolase family 3 N-terminal domain-containing protein translates to MGKTSELVRDLLSRMTLEEKVAQLCAVHSNRLTENGKFSPTKARELLKNGIGQITRLVGDPEADPRQAVELGNEIQRFLREETRLGIPAMIHEECLSGLMMRGATVFPQAIALGSTFSPELVERMTTTIRKKMRALGVHQGLAPVLDIPRDPRWGRTEETFGEDPYLVSRMGAAYIRGLQGEDLRQGVVATAKHFTAYGISEGGRNLGPARVGERELREVFLFPFEVAVREAGVCSIMNAYHDIDGVPCAASYFLLTRILREEWGFEGIVVSDYNAVRMLENFHRVARDAKEAAIKALQAGIDIELPDIDCYQFIVDAVREGMLSEKVVDEAVRRVLNVKFELGLFEEEMVTVQSEKVVQVLDTEEERALAREIACASMVLLRNDGVLPLSKDVKSIAVIGPNAAEKINLHGDYSYSAHIPSVQAWKGKEAVWKEWVKTVSVLEGIKNKVSPQTEVLYARGCDLGDDSRDGFQEALNVAQQAEVIIAVMGERSGLFKQSISGEGSDRTELTLPGVQRELLRELKKLEKPIVLVLVNGRPLELGWEAENLSAILEAWYPGEEGGNAVADVLFGDYNPAGRLPISFPKKVGQIPVYYNRKSTAFSEYIETDARALFPFGYGLSYTRFEYQDLQIQPDRVTSLEGVKIRFRVKNTGRIAGDEVVQLYIRDVVSSLVRPSKELKGFKRIHLEAGEERTVTFTLYPEQLAFYDEHMRFVVEPGVFEVLVGASSEDIKLQGTFEVVREQVITKYRHFASKVEVL, encoded by the coding sequence ATGGGCAAAACATCCGAACTGGTACGTGATTTACTTTCTCGAATGACTCTTGAGGAAAAAGTAGCCCAGCTTTGCGCAGTGCATTCTAATCGCCTTACCGAAAACGGGAAATTTTCGCCGACTAAAGCCCGGGAGTTGCTCAAAAATGGCATTGGCCAGATAACTCGTTTGGTTGGCGATCCTGAAGCCGATCCTCGGCAGGCAGTAGAACTTGGCAATGAAATCCAGCGCTTCTTAAGAGAAGAAACGCGGTTGGGTATTCCGGCTATGATCCATGAAGAGTGCTTAAGTGGATTGATGATGAGAGGAGCTACTGTTTTCCCCCAGGCTATCGCGTTGGGGAGCACTTTCTCGCCGGAGCTTGTAGAGAGAATGACCACTACCATCCGTAAGAAAATGCGTGCGCTGGGGGTTCATCAGGGCCTGGCTCCGGTGCTTGATATTCCTCGAGATCCCCGCTGGGGAAGGACCGAAGAGACTTTTGGCGAAGATCCCTACCTGGTTTCCCGGATGGGTGCTGCGTACATCAGGGGCTTGCAAGGGGAAGACTTGCGCCAGGGGGTTGTAGCTACTGCTAAACATTTTACTGCTTACGGCATTTCTGAAGGGGGTCGCAACCTTGGTCCTGCTCGGGTAGGGGAACGTGAATTGCGTGAGGTTTTTCTTTTCCCCTTTGAGGTGGCCGTTCGGGAAGCTGGAGTATGCTCTATCATGAACGCCTATCACGATATAGATGGTGTTCCCTGTGCTGCTTCTTATTTTTTGTTGACCAGAATACTTCGTGAGGAGTGGGGATTTGAAGGCATTGTGGTTTCAGATTACAATGCAGTACGCATGCTTGAGAACTTTCACCGAGTAGCCCGGGATGCAAAAGAAGCAGCCATAAAGGCTCTTCAAGCTGGAATAGACATAGAGCTTCCCGATATTGATTGTTACCAGTTTATCGTTGATGCTGTACGCGAAGGCATGTTAAGCGAAAAAGTCGTTGATGAAGCAGTGCGAAGGGTTCTCAATGTTAAGTTTGAGCTGGGGCTTTTTGAAGAAGAGATGGTTACCGTGCAAAGTGAAAAAGTTGTTCAAGTTTTGGATACCGAAGAAGAGCGTGCTCTGGCCCGAGAAATAGCCTGTGCTTCAATGGTTCTTTTGAGAAACGACGGAGTGCTTCCGCTCAGTAAAGACGTGAAAAGCATAGCAGTGATTGGCCCCAATGCGGCGGAGAAAATTAACCTCCACGGAGATTACAGCTACAGTGCACATATTCCCAGTGTCCAGGCCTGGAAAGGCAAGGAGGCCGTCTGGAAGGAATGGGTTAAGACAGTGAGTGTCCTTGAAGGCATTAAAAACAAAGTTTCTCCTCAAACCGAGGTTTTATATGCAAGAGGATGTGATTTGGGCGATGACTCGCGGGATGGGTTTCAGGAAGCCCTAAACGTTGCCCAGCAAGCGGAAGTGATTATAGCAGTCATGGGTGAACGAAGTGGACTTTTCAAACAGTCTATTTCGGGTGAAGGAAGCGACCGTACAGAGCTTACCCTTCCTGGAGTGCAGAGAGAGCTGCTCAGAGAGCTTAAAAAACTTGAAAAACCAATAGTTTTGGTTCTTGTCAATGGGCGGCCTCTGGAGCTTGGGTGGGAAGCGGAAAATCTTTCTGCCATTCTTGAAGCCTGGTATCCTGGGGAAGAGGGCGGAAATGCTGTGGCTGATGTGCTTTTTGGTGACTACAACCCAGCTGGAAGGCTGCCGATTTCTTTCCCAAAGAAAGTGGGACAAATACCTGTTTACTATAACCGGAAATCCACCGCTTTCAGCGAGTATATTGAAACTGATGCTCGGGCACTTTTCCCGTTTGGGTACGGTCTAAGCTATACGCGTTTTGAGTACCAGGACCTTCAGATTCAACCTGACCGGGTCACTTCTCTGGAGGGTGTTAAGATACGCTTTCGGGTGAAAAATACTGGCAGGATTGCCGGGGATGAAGTGGTACAGCTCTACATCAGAGACGTTGTGTCTTCTTTGGTCCGGCCGAGTAAAGAGTTAAAAGGATTTAAACGTATTCACCTTGAAGCTGGAGAAGAGCGCACCGTTACCTTTACGCTTTATCCCGAGCAGCTCGCCTTTTATGATGAGCATATGCGTTTTGTGGTGGAACCGGGCGTTTTTGAAGTGCTGGTAGGTGCTTCTTCAGAAGATATAAAGTTACAGGGTACTTTTGAAGTTGTCAGAGAGCAAGTGATTACCAAATATCGGCATTTTGCAAGTAAAGTGGAAGTACTTTAA
- a CDS encoding VOC family protein: MGALSWKGLHHVAIFTRDMEESLRFYGEVLGFKVTERFYDEGEKADIAFLDLGNTLLEIIAPSDDEWSHSSSFHIALQVEDASKTFAALQAKGIPVVLPLTETHGFRYAYFAGPMQETLEIVEPPKKP, encoded by the coding sequence ATGGGCGCTTTATCCTGGAAAGGTTTGCACCACGTGGCAATTTTTACCCGGGATATGGAGGAGAGCCTGCGTTTTTATGGCGAGGTTTTGGGGTTTAAAGTTACAGAGCGCTTTTACGATGAGGGTGAAAAAGCAGATATAGCTTTTCTGGATTTGGGGAATACGTTGCTTGAGATCATTGCACCCTCGGATGATGAGTGGTCGCATTCTTCTTCTTTCCATATAGCACTCCAGGTGGAAGATGCGAGCAAAACTTTCGCAGCGCTCCAAGCGAAGGGGATACCGGTTGTTCTTCCCTTAACTGAGACGCATGGTTTCCGTTACGCTTATTTTGCAGGACCTATGCAGGAGACTCTGGAGATAGTGGAGCCACCGAAAAAACCTTGA
- a CDS encoding YbhB/YbcL family Raf kinase inhibitor-like protein produces MKRLGWLVLLLPLLSGFGLLAQEGIPIFTLKSEAFSQGSEIPLEYTCLGENLSPPLCWENLPEGTRSLVLICEDPDAPRGIFTHWVLYNIPPSLSALPKGVGKINEAVIMEHIFQGKNDFGKLGYGGPCPPPGKPHRYFFRLIALDTELPQEAGLTRKQVLELIKGHILGEAQLMGMFGRVSLGKFLKGFLKAKLL; encoded by the coding sequence GTGAAGAGACTGGGCTGGTTAGTTTTGCTTTTGCCTCTTTTGAGTGGTTTCGGGTTGCTTGCCCAGGAGGGGATACCCATTTTCACGCTGAAAAGCGAGGCATTTTCCCAGGGGAGTGAAATCCCACTCGAGTATACCTGTTTAGGGGAAAATCTCTCTCCTCCCCTTTGCTGGGAAAATTTACCCGAGGGTACCAGGAGTTTGGTGTTAATTTGCGAAGATCCTGATGCCCCGCGAGGTATTTTTACGCACTGGGTCCTTTACAACATTCCTCCTTCGCTTTCCGCCTTACCCAAAGGTGTGGGCAAAATCAACGAAGCAGTTATTATGGAACACATCTTTCAAGGTAAAAACGACTTTGGAAAATTGGGTTATGGGGGTCCTTGCCCTCCACCTGGCAAGCCACACCGCTACTTTTTCAGGCTGATAGCCCTTGATACAGAACTGCCCCAAGAAGCTGGTTTGACCAGAAAGCAGGTTCTGGAGCTTATTAAAGGCCATATTCTTGGAGAGGCCCAGCTCATGGGTATGTTTGGCCGGGTCAGTCTGGGCAAGTTTTTGAAAGGCTTCCTGAAAGCAAAGCTTTTGTGA
- a CDS encoding cupin domain-containing protein, whose amino-acid sequence MKPKVYHFSSQEGKLIERIVDQEEAQINHIILPSGEKVPEHHSNSNVYLIIIQGEMSLSLEGEKGRYSRGSILQIPYHTRMLIENEGEEPLEFFVVKAPHPEKYKK is encoded by the coding sequence ATGAAACCTAAAGTTTATCATTTCTCCTCTCAAGAAGGAAAGTTAATCGAGCGCATTGTTGACCAGGAAGAAGCACAAATCAACCACATAATCCTTCCTTCAGGAGAAAAAGTACCTGAACATCACAGTAACTCTAACGTTTACCTGATAATCATCCAGGGTGAAATGAGCCTCTCTCTGGAAGGTGAAAAAGGGCGGTACTCCCGGGGAAGCATACTTCAGATACCCTATCATACCAGAATGCTGATAGAAAACGAAGGCGAGGAACCCCTGGAGTTCTTTGTAGTTAAGGCTCCTCACCCCGAAAAATATAAAAAATAA
- a CDS encoding HAD-IIA family hydrolase: MNKKAFLIDMDGVLVYGDRAIPGAREFIEKLREKEYKFLVLTNNSQYTPFDLQHRMSRAGIDIEAERFFSSAMAAAHFLSKQKPKGSAFVLGGTGLYQALNEVGYSFTDYRPDFVVLGEMEHYPYDKIIRACQLIASGVPFIATNPDPSGPGKEGIVPACGAVAALLEKATGYAPYFVGKPNPLILRAALRYLDEHSENAVMIGDRMDTDVRVGLEAGMETILVLSGVTRPEDVSHFPYRPTRVVPSVAEIEL; the protein is encoded by the coding sequence ATGAACAAAAAGGCCTTCCTTATCGATATGGACGGCGTGCTGGTTTACGGAGACCGGGCTATACCGGGTGCCAGAGAGTTTATAGAAAAGCTGAGGGAAAAAGAATACAAGTTTCTGGTTCTCACCAATAATTCCCAGTATACCCCCTTTGACTTGCAGCACAGAATGAGTCGGGCAGGCATTGACATTGAAGCTGAACGCTTCTTCAGCAGTGCAATGGCTGCCGCACATTTCCTGAGCAAGCAAAAACCAAAGGGCTCTGCCTTTGTCTTGGGGGGTACTGGTCTCTATCAAGCCTTGAATGAAGTAGGTTACTCTTTCACTGATTACCGGCCTGATTTCGTGGTACTTGGAGAAATGGAACATTATCCTTACGATAAAATAATCCGCGCCTGCCAGCTCATTGCTTCCGGCGTGCCTTTTATTGCCACCAATCCTGATCCCTCAGGTCCGGGTAAAGAAGGAATTGTTCCCGCCTGTGGAGCGGTAGCGGCACTCCTTGAAAAGGCCACAGGATATGCTCCCTATTTCGTAGGAAAACCCAACCCCCTTATTCTACGTGCTGCTTTGAGATACCTCGACGAGCATTCAGAAAATGCAGTGATGATTGGTGACCGCATGGATACCGACGTTCGGGTGGGACTGGAAGCAGGCATGGAAACCATTCTGGTTTTAAGTGGGGTGACCAGACCTGAAGACGTTTCCCACTTTCCATACCGTCCAACCCGGGTGGTCCCCTCAGTAGCTGAAATAGAACTGTGA
- a CDS encoding transcriptional repressor: MQVLKYLLEHRTHPTADEIFSSLVEEMPTLSRTSVYNALRAFVEAGLVKVVTVEGDKARFDADMKEHGHFRCSRCGRVYDFGFSFEGLQWEGLEDFEVESKELYLRGLCPECKLDNKKKKGGNGNGESSRDATSW, from the coding sequence GTGCAGGTACTCAAGTACTTATTGGAACACCGCACTCACCCCACTGCTGATGAGATTTTCTCGTCGCTGGTAGAGGAAATGCCTACTCTTTCCAGAACTTCGGTCTACAATGCCTTGCGAGCTTTTGTTGAAGCCGGTTTGGTAAAAGTGGTTACTGTTGAAGGAGATAAGGCACGTTTTGATGCTGACATGAAAGAGCACGGTCACTTCAGATGTTCTCGGTGTGGTAGGGTCTACGATTTTGGGTTTTCCTTTGAAGGGTTACAGTGGGAAGGCCTGGAAGACTTTGAGGTAGAAAGTAAAGAACTTTACCTCAGGGGTTTATGCCCTGAGTGCAAATTAGATAACAAAAAGAAAAAAGGGGGAAATGGAAATGGAGAATCAAGCCGGGATGCCACTTCTTGGTGA
- a CDS encoding peroxiredoxin, with amino-acid sequence MENQAGMPLLGEKFPEMEVKTTHGIKKLPGDYAGKWFVLFSHPGDFTPVCTTEFVAFAKKAEEFKKINTELIGLSVDQVFAHIKWVEWIEEKLGVKIPFPVIADELGRVAFQLGMIHPQKGTNTVRAVFVVDDKGILRLMMYYPQEVGRSVGEVLRAVKALQVSDANKVALPENWPNNELIGNKVIVPPAATEEAAKERLQKAQKGELECFDWWFCYREL; translated from the coding sequence ATGGAGAATCAAGCCGGGATGCCACTTCTTGGTGAGAAATTCCCGGAAATGGAGGTGAAGACTACTCACGGCATCAAAAAACTGCCCGGGGACTATGCGGGTAAGTGGTTTGTGCTTTTCAGTCACCCTGGAGACTTTACTCCGGTTTGCACCACTGAGTTTGTGGCATTTGCGAAAAAAGCGGAAGAATTCAAGAAGATTAACACCGAGCTTATCGGCCTTTCAGTGGATCAGGTTTTTGCTCATATAAAGTGGGTAGAGTGGATTGAAGAAAAACTGGGAGTAAAAATTCCTTTCCCGGTAATTGCCGATGAGCTGGGTAGGGTGGCTTTTCAACTGGGTATGATTCATCCCCAGAAAGGCACCAACACGGTGAGGGCGGTGTTTGTAGTTGATGACAAAGGTATTTTGCGGTTAATGATGTACTATCCTCAAGAAGTAGGTCGCAGCGTGGGAGAGGTTTTGAGAGCAGTTAAGGCTTTGCAGGTTTCAGATGCCAATAAAGTGGCTCTGCCTGAAAACTGGCCAAACAATGAGCTTATTGGTAACAAAGTCATTGTTCCACCGGCAGCAACCGAGGAGGCAGCTAAAGAGCGCTTGCAAAAAGCGCAGAAAGGCGAGTTGGAATGTTTTGACTGGTGGTTCTGTTATCGGGAGCTTTGA
- a CDS encoding uroporphyrinogen decarboxylase family protein translates to MTPRERVIASLGHRETDVLPLDLGSTLVTGIHVSSLHKLKVALGLIREDEPVKVIDPFQMLGEVDDELRKVLGIDTVPLFPPKNFFGFENADWKPWTFFDGTPLLVPGKFNTTPDANGDIYQYPLGDTRFPPSAKMPRDGFYHDALIRQKPFRDEELKVEDQIEEYTLLTDEELSYYEQESKRLYEETDYAVVSSGVPGTNLGDIAYVPGPALPDPKGIRDVEEWYISLMTRKEFLKEVFSRMTEIGLENLKRFHQAVGERIQVIVISGTDFGSQHGPFISPSLYRELFKPFHKKINDWVHQNTSWKTFIHTCGSIYALLPDLEEAGFDILNPVQISAAEMDPEKLKEEFGKDFTFWGGGVNTQTTLPFGKPEEVKEEVRRLIETFKKGGGFVFATVHNIQAKIPVENLLALFEAVNEYR, encoded by the coding sequence ATGACTCCACGCGAGCGTGTTATTGCTTCTCTTGGACACCGCGAAACGGATGTTCTTCCTCTGGATCTTGGTTCTACCTTAGTTACTGGAATCCATGTTTCCAGCCTCCACAAATTAAAAGTAGCCCTTGGCCTTATCAGAGAGGATGAACCAGTTAAGGTTATCGATCCTTTCCAGATGCTGGGAGAGGTTGACGATGAATTACGCAAGGTTCTGGGGATAGATACAGTGCCTCTTTTTCCTCCTAAAAACTTTTTTGGTTTCGAAAATGCTGACTGGAAACCCTGGACTTTTTTTGACGGTACACCCCTTTTGGTTCCTGGCAAGTTCAACACCACTCCCGATGCCAATGGTGATATCTACCAATACCCCCTGGGTGATACCCGTTTCCCACCTTCTGCCAAAATGCCCAGAGATGGATTCTATCATGATGCCCTGATTCGCCAGAAACCCTTCCGTGATGAGGAGCTCAAAGTTGAAGACCAGATTGAGGAATATACTCTGCTCACTGATGAAGAGTTGAGCTATTACGAGCAAGAATCAAAACGGCTTTATGAAGAAACCGATTACGCTGTGGTATCTTCAGGAGTTCCCGGTACCAACTTAGGTGATATTGCCTATGTTCCCGGTCCGGCTCTTCCAGACCCCAAAGGCATCCGAGATGTAGAGGAGTGGTACATTTCTTTGATGACCCGCAAGGAGTTTCTCAAGGAAGTGTTCTCCCGCATGACCGAAATCGGCCTTGAAAACCTAAAAAGATTCCATCAGGCAGTGGGAGAGCGCATTCAGGTGATTGTGATTTCGGGTACGGATTTTGGTTCGCAACATGGTCCTTTTATTTCTCCTTCCCTGTATCGAGAACTCTTCAAGCCCTTCCACAAAAAGATTAACGATTGGGTTCATCAGAACACTTCCTGGAAAACCTTCATTCACACCTGTGGCTCAATCTATGCTCTTCTTCCAGACCTGGAAGAAGCCGGATTTGATATCCTTAACCCGGTTCAGATTTCAGCTGCTGAAATGGATCCCGAAAAACTCAAAGAGGAGTTTGGAAAGGATTTTACTTTCTGGGGTGGAGGTGTGAACACCCAGACCACTCTTCCTTTTGGAAAACCTGAGGAAGTAAAAGAGGAGGTTCGCCGACTTATAGAAACTTTCAAAAAAGGTGGGGGCTTTGTTTTCGCCACTGTGCATAACATTCAGGCCAAAATCCCGGTTGAAAACCTGCTAGCTTTGTTTGAGGCAGTGAATGAGTATCGTTGA
- a CDS encoding IS256 family transposase gives MKKEKLLRKQLREFIKENNLVTAQDAQDAIKSLMGKLIEEMLEAELENEPGYSRYDYRNKKTDNARNGHSKKKVKTELGPLEISVPRNRNGEFEPIVVKKYQRDISSIEDQILSMYAKGMSTRDIQEHLERIYGVHASPSLISSITDKILPVVREWQNRPLQPIYPFIFIDAVHYSVRQDGQVVKKAAYVVIGIDLDGRKDVLGIWIGEAESARFWLSVLSDIKNRGVEDILIISADDLAGISQAIKAIFPQAEVQKCVVHQIRNSVRYVSYKDRSQFVKDPKAIYKAVNQEEALSALQALEDKWQAKYPLAVKSWIRNWDELSTCFNYPPEIRRLIYTTNIIEAFHRQLRKVTKSKAALPNDDALIKILYLVTMDVTEKWTVSVKNWGLILSQLIILFKERIEPYL, from the coding sequence ATGAAAAAGGAAAAACTATTAAGAAAACAGCTTCGAGAGTTCATCAAAGAGAACAACCTGGTCACGGCCCAAGACGCCCAGGACGCTATTAAGTCCCTCATGGGCAAGCTCATCGAAGAAATGTTAGAAGCTGAGCTCGAAAACGAACCGGGCTACAGCCGCTATGACTACCGCAACAAAAAGACAGACAACGCAAGAAACGGTCACAGCAAAAAGAAGGTAAAGACTGAACTTGGACCCTTAGAGATAAGCGTTCCCCGCAACCGTAACGGCGAATTCGAGCCGATAGTAGTCAAGAAATACCAGAGAGATATCTCTAGCATAGAAGACCAGATACTGTCCATGTATGCCAAGGGAATGAGCACCCGCGACATACAGGAGCACCTGGAAAGGATATACGGGGTTCACGCCTCGCCATCCCTGATATCAAGCATTACAGACAAGATACTTCCGGTTGTCAGGGAGTGGCAGAACAGGCCTTTGCAGCCGATATACCCGTTCATTTTCATTGATGCAGTGCACTACAGCGTGCGGCAAGACGGCCAGGTTGTTAAAAAAGCAGCCTACGTAGTAATAGGCATCGATCTTGACGGCCGGAAAGATGTTTTGGGTATATGGATTGGCGAAGCCGAAAGTGCCAGGTTCTGGCTGTCGGTATTAAGCGACATAAAAAACCGCGGAGTTGAGGATATACTGATTATCTCGGCTGACGACCTTGCCGGGATAAGCCAGGCCATCAAAGCCATCTTTCCTCAAGCAGAAGTGCAAAAATGCGTAGTCCATCAGATAAGAAACTCTGTGCGTTACGTCAGCTACAAAGACCGTTCTCAGTTTGTCAAAGATCCCAAAGCCATTTACAAGGCAGTGAACCAGGAAGAAGCTCTCAGCGCCTTGCAAGCTCTAGAAGACAAGTGGCAAGCCAAGTACCCGTTGGCGGTAAAATCCTGGATTAGAAACTGGGACGAGTTGTCCACCTGCTTCAATTATCCTCCCGAGATACGGAGGTTGATATACACAACCAACATCATCGAGGCTTTTCACCGCCAACTGCGAAAAGTAACTAAAAGCAAAGCGGCGCTTCCCAATGACGATGCCCTTATCAAGATCCTGTACCTGGTCACCATGGATGTGACCGAAAAGTGGACAGTGTCAGTGAAAAACTGGGGACTGATTCTATCCCAGTTGATAATTCTGTTCAAAGAAAGGATTGAGCCTTACCTCTAA
- a CDS encoding DeoR/GlpR family DNA-binding transcription regulator, which produces MIVEERRLKILGVLEEKKTVSVKELVKLFGVSEDTIRQDLRVLDRQRLLRRTYGGAVRIGKSSAEIPFSLREISNRKVKELIGREAVKLIEEGDSIIFDASTTSLQVARSIDPAKRVTILTTSLDICISLAHNPNFNIISTGGTLHAPSFSFVGPQAESAIRNYFADCLFLGAKAISLEQMAIADVFELEAHLKKTMIQSTRKVVLVAESSKLKEQAFFKIADLSAIHILVTDGDVDKEAVEKLEELGVEVRIARDS; this is translated from the coding sequence ATGATTGTCGAAGAGCGTCGACTTAAGATTTTAGGGGTATTAGAAGAAAAAAAGACTGTTTCGGTCAAAGAGCTTGTCAAGCTTTTTGGCGTCAGCGAAGATACTATTCGCCAGGATTTAAGGGTTCTCGATAGACAAAGACTTCTACGCCGCACCTATGGAGGAGCGGTACGGATAGGCAAAAGTAGCGCTGAAATACCCTTTTCTTTGCGAGAGATTTCTAACCGAAAAGTTAAAGAACTTATTGGTAGAGAAGCTGTGAAGCTTATCGAAGAAGGGGATTCTATCATTTTTGATGCCAGTACCACTTCCTTACAAGTTGCACGTAGCATAGATCCTGCCAAGCGTGTTACCATTCTCACTACTTCTTTGGATATATGCATCTCACTTGCTCATAATCCGAACTTTAACATTATTTCTACTGGAGGAACTCTCCACGCTCCTTCTTTTTCCTTTGTGGGTCCTCAGGCAGAAAGTGCAATTCGCAACTATTTCGCAGATTGTCTTTTTCTGGGTGCAAAGGCTATTTCTCTTGAACAAATGGCTATTGCCGATGTCTTTGAGCTTGAGGCGCACCTCAAAAAAACGATGATCCAATCAACGAGAAAAGTTGTTCTGGTGGCAGAAAGCAGTAAGCTTAAGGAACAGGCGTTCTTTAAAATTGCTGATCTTTCTGCTATTCATATCCTGGTTACAGATGGCGATGTTGATAAAGAAGCTGTAGAAAAACTTGAAGAACTGGGTGTTGAGGTAAGGATAGCCAGAGATAGCTGA